Genomic DNA from Theobroma cacao cultivar B97-61/B2 chromosome 3, Criollo_cocoa_genome_V2, whole genome shotgun sequence:
TATCAACAAAAGAGAGATCAAACCATTTCAATGGAACCAGGACGCAGCTTGTTCAAAATGGTACAAAAAATAGCTCCATCAGTCAAACACCCTCTCAACTCCTCTTCTGTTGCATCCAGTGGCAACCTTAATTCAGGAAGCATGCCATTTAACCACTCCACCAAAGAAGACAGCCAGTCACCTAGCAAAATTAAAGCTCAGAGTTAATAAATGGAAGATGAGTAAAATATTGAAAGAGCTATAAGGTGTGATTACTTACCACTAATCACGCTTTCAAAACTTTCCATGTCTTCAATATCTACATAATGAGTTCCATTCAAGCCATTAACTGTACCGTTTTCCCTCATCTGCCTTTTTAACTGGATGTTCAAGCTGACTTCTCTGAAATCTTATCTTTCTGATAACATAGGACTCAGTCCTACAAGGGGAACAATAACATTTATCTTTGTGAAAAAGTAATGTATTGCATTACTAATCTATTTACGGCTAAATGCAGAAAGTAAAGGCACAAATTTTGCACAACTACTTTGGAACTTGAAATAATGCCACATGAGAATCGAAGTTACAACATAGTTTGCTCGCATTAAGAGGGAGGctaagagaatgaaaaagtaTTACTCATTTCGAATGTCAAGCCTTTTTTTGTCACGGAAAGTGACGGAAAATGGaagagtgaaaaattttaaaaagataaaagaacaGATATTCTTATCTTATTTTACACGTCATCTAAATAAAGTAAACTTAATAAAATCACTCTGCTAAACAGAAACTAAGAGTGTTTAATTCtagaaaaaaacaagaaaatttaaaaaaaaagaacagaaaCTCAGAGTTACATTCTTCACTGCTTTCTCAGCAACCAAACAATCATAATTCAAAACGTCATGCTGCATTACCGATTCTCATTGTAATTTCTTACCTAATAAATCTAAAAAGCTGTGAAACACTGAACTGAAAGCTATTGAAATCCATTCAGATCCAAACAAAACATTAAATTCAACAGAAAAGCAACATGTACGAACAACAGGTAGGGTAAAATCACGAACCTGAGGAATCTAACAGGAGACTAGATCAAGATCTCGAAGATCCAACAAATGTCtaacacatttcataactcgggaaaaaaaaagatattcgAGTGTTTCAGGTACAACAACATAAAGATTAGAAACCAAACAGAGATTatacgaaaaaaaaaatcgaagcAGATCCGTTCGAGAAATCGAGCGATTTCGAAATCTCGAACCGCCCgatatttcttttttgccTTCTCTTACCCGTAGAGAAAAGAATGGCAAGTGAAGGTAATGTTTTTGTTGCGttggaaaatggaaaatgaaaaatgggaAACGAGTGAAATGACCGTACAAGGGCGTTTGGTAacgtttttttgttttgccttttggttttgggtttgtttatatttttttgaaaaaatcaaaaaagttATAACGGAgccttttttaaatttgttgttttgtttaattttggaTTTGGGCCCAGAGATTTTGGAGTAAACTTCCCGCCTTCGtgcttttggttttttgcTCTTGtcgttttattttctttattttattttatttttttggatttgaattattataGAAACAAACAGAATAACGGACTCCACGGGGAAGTGGGAACGGTGTCGTTGAGATCGTTTCATGACAGTTCACTTCAATGACACGTCATTCTGTTCACTTGCTGATGCTCTTAGGACAGTTGAACTCCTCgaaatattcttttttctaaatattcccgataataattaatttattgattattataaatataaattgtgtttatattttataaaaaatagtgTTAATATAGATTCATTGGAATATCGTGAGAGCCTCTAATTCTCTGACAAATCAAATAATGAAACCCAAACAAAAATATCCtgaaacttaaattaattttgaagcATCATCTGCCACGTcataaaatatagtatttgaaattataattatactaaaaaataagaatgcAGTGTGACCAACGTGTGTTGTTGGttaagaaatagaaaaagaagtagGAAGCCATTGGTagtaaacaacaaattaagttggaaaaataaaaaggccGGCTTGTCCGTGCCCAACCGCCAATTGGCCCACCATTTATTATGTTTTCTTCACTTCGCCATTACCTTCCatctgaaaacatgatttCATGTCACATTCTATGTGCCAACGACTACACAACTTATAACTTTAGAGTTCCGACACTTTCCTAGGTACAAAGTTTATGCATTGATTAAAACtccaagatttttcttttttaaattgtaacAGTAATACAATCTTGTTTTCTACCATGCAACAGCTCTCTTAGAAAAGGACATCGTTCttttgtaataataataataataataataataataatagtagtTTGTGGGGGATACGTTAGGGTGTTGGAGGGCAGAGTCACTGTGTGAGAAAAGTCAAATCaaccaaaaggaaaagatagaAGAAGATCGATAAATATAATGAGTCAAGCATCTTTTCAAGAGAAAGGTTTTGCCTAACCTTTATGTTAGCACTAGCATTTAGTTATGAAGTTTGGGTTTCGCCTGATATTATTGGTCAGAAAAAATGTAGCCTGCTCCTACCTTTTTAACTAAGGTAAAGTATCAGTGTCCAGGGTATCATGATAAAACCTAGCTAGAAAGAAGTACAAACATGGAAACCAACTGTAaagaaagtataaaattaaccaCAACCTGCAAAGCTataaaacaagagaaaaagggtGCAAACAATCAATCATACCTGCAATATTGGAACAAAAACTGTTAAGGCAGATTGTCTGATTGAGGATATATTCTTCCAAATTCTCTGCTATTCTACTCCCTTCATTTAGAATtgcaaattatatatatttgcacaGCTGCAGAATAAAAATTGCTGGTGATTTGGAGAAAATGGAACCCGTTGAATAGTGATGATAGAGGTTTATAAAGGCAAGTGAGATGGAGTTGGTAAGAGGGAAACTGACACGGTATAGCTTTTATGGGCATCAGAGGAGATCAAGGTTAATTAGTTCTTGTTACTCATGCCATGTGATGGTCATGTACAACTCCAAAGAACAAGGTTCCGAGAATAAAGGtatgcacacacacacacatatatatatatatatattcaattgTTTAATGTATTTGAGGTAAGGGTCATGatgaattaatcaaaatttatatgatTCCTTATGGCTATATGACCTTTAATTATGACGAGGTTTACCACATTTAGATCCCAAATAGTTTCTTAGAAATTAAGTTTAGCTACAGCATAACAAAACTTAATCTGCAAGAATTTACCTTTACAGGAGTAATGGTGTGGCATAATATAGTAACAATAACAGTATCTAAAAtgctagagaaaaaaaaaagtttagtATCATGCTCCTTCCGTACTTGAAAGAAAATACTATTAACACATAaacttaatataattattctacATTAAAATCAGCAAGCATCGTggaattcaaatcaaaatcaacaacGGGCATCTTGTGGCAACACACTGTACACATATTGCTCTTTTTCAACCACTCCACAAACGCACCGCACAGTGCCTATTGTGCCAATTTTTTCATCGATCCTCACTTCCTCTAATCCTTCAATGGCTGATTTACTTGCAGGCCGCATCTGCATGGCAGCATCATTGAAACTGCCATCGACGGAACCATCTTCGGATCTTCCATTAATATCGAATGAAGACGGGTCTGAGTATTATCACGAAACCATCTTTACCTGTTCCACGTAGACGTCATATTTGCGGGAGAGcaataacaaagaaaagaacagaAGAACTTAGAATTAAAAAGGGTTTTGGAAGGGTTTAGGGTTATTGGGTTTCTTGCTAGATAaaggaaagagcaaaaaagaaaagaaacaaatctTGTTAAAGTTGTTCGGAATCTTTGAACTAGCGGAGGAGGAGGAGATAGTTCTGCTAATATACTGATACCCTAGTTCGACAGTTACGTTGATATACTGATACAGGTATGAcagttttttaaaatttttttatttgtggcattaaagattttattttattttcttaaaatttcttatatgtATTAACAATTTTACACATGACTTCACTAGAAATtaacacacaaaaaaaaaaaagcctaaTAAATAAACTTACTTAGGTGCTCCGTCACAAATCCAAGCAATGTCTTGGAACGAGCTAAGCCAAGCCTTTGAGAAAGGGTCAATTAACTGCCTCTATATAatggccaaaaaaaaaactgcttCAATGAAACAGTAAAAGGGAGGAAGACAGAGGATTCTTCTCGAAGGTTTGATGCTTCTGTCGTGGTTTATGAATATAACTCATGCATGGTGAAATCTAGAATTGAAGAATGCCTTGTAGCTAATTAATTgcattaatttaaaattacaaataaattgtTGATCAGTTAGAGCACAAACAAAaactcaaagaaaagaaagaaaagaaaacatagtCAGATTAGGATCAAGATTGAGATCAAAATCCACCAAGGCATTCTTTACATATTCAGATCAAAATCAACCACGGGCATATTGTAGCGACACAAGGGAcacttattattattcttcAGCCACTCTATAATGCAGGCAGCATGATAAATATGAGAGCAAGGCAGACGTCTTGCTTCCATCTCCGTCGACATCTCTTCCAAGCACACCGAACAAAACCTTTCATCGCCTAACCCTTCTCTAATCTTCACCTTCTCTAATCCTTCGATGGCTGTTTTACTCGCCGGCCGTATCCTTGAGTCGACATCAACCAACAGCTCATCGATATCGTTGTCGAGAGTGCTATTACTGTCTTCCACGGAATTATCATCTGAAACATGCTCTGTTAGTTCTGCTTCAATACAAAGCTCGAACCCTAGTGATACGGATATTACCAGAGTTGTCTCTTGTCCCAGTGAATTCAAAGCGAGAGAAAAGACAAAGTCTCCTTCGTTTCTTGTCGTTGAATCGTTTGCTGCAGCAATGGGTATTTCATTAGACATGTTTTGGAGGAATATATGAACAGtgagaatattttgaaaaggagagagagagagataggaGAGTTGGCAGAAGAAGATGGCGAGTGGAATTTAGGATTCAAAGAATTTAAGAGTTTTGGTAAGAAACAAAGTAGGGTTAGGTATTTAGGTATCAATACTTGAATGAAAAAACCCCTTTAGGCTACGGCGGCGGCTTGAAGTCCATCGCttatttgataattgatatcttaaaataatatatatatatatatatataaaaaccaaaactaaatatatctaataatatttttttatcaaaaatcaATATTATCAACCTAATTAGAAGATTCTTTTTGAcacaatattaaaaaaattcctaaactattaaaaaattttaaataagttatattttttacttaatttttatattttattttaaatcaaataaattaatgaatgtttgataaattctaattaatcaacatatcacttgtcattttatacttattttattaaaagtagAATGTGAAAAATGTGTTATTATAGTAAAATCAAACCAAGAAAGCAAACATAAACACCCAAACATGGGGGTTCCTGGTCCAAGCAAAAGCTCTTCCAAAGAAACCATGAGAACAGCAGGGTTCTTCAGTTCTCACCTTATCCAAATCCCGGTTGCCagtattttcttttccaagtTGCAGCCTTGaagcatcatcatcatcatcaccttCTTCTTCATCAAAAGCTTCACGACGGGAATCCTCAACGACATCTCGTCCAAATCAAAGGGAAGTTCCCCCATTTGTATTTGTATTGTGTAGAAGGAATTTATAAAGAATCCCGGCGTCTCCAGTGTCACGTACCAGATCAGTTTTGCATCAACTAGTTGATTATGCCATGCAGCAGAATACATCTCgaaaaaaatacaatgaaaTGCAGAAACTGTGAATAATggctattcaaaaaaaattgtgaataATGGGAAGAAAAGACTGAGTCCAAGATTTGCAATTGTCTGCAACGGAGGGATAGAAATCTTCAATCACTACagttaaatattcaaatgaggtatttttaataaaattaaaaaaaattattaaaattttatttttttttaaattttttaagatgtaaaatttctaattaaatttttataatcaaaattttttaatttttttcaattgataatatagTCAATCCATTTAATCTTGAAATATATTTGAtcttaaataatattttattaattttaattttgaaaaacaacCCTTATCGTAattgttaacattattttaaaaataatatatgtattttttaaaatttttaacttttaaaataaatttttttattttatataaaaaataattattgaagatgattaaatataaatacatattatcattgaaaattgagatttattaagtacataattagaaaagtaagaaaatatgttattttattaaattttttacttttatttattttttataaacaaatgagataaataataaaaaaataaatatttattaagcatgaaaaaataaataaatattttattaattattttaactttatatattttaatttaatttattataaaattatgatacGTCCCAAATTTAGAGTCTAAAGTCCTTGTTGTAGTGGTTTTACCCACCCACCAACATTGGATGGAAGCTGAATTCATAGATATAGGGAGGCTGAGATGATTTTATCTTTTCCCTCTAGAACTAGATTTATCATTAATAGTTAGttataaacaaattttttattttttaacaaataatatcttaaaaaaatttaatttaatcatattCTTACACTTaatgattaataattaattaattattattagttaaaatgaCACTTATCATTCTATATCACATGTTGCTAACATAGTATATTAACATGTTATAACAAATAATGATATAGTATAACAACATATtcatataacatttttttctctaaacaTTAATGTCAAATCAATATCatgtgaaaataaaataataagtgatattttaattaataataattaatttatctttaatataaatatatatttgatttaaaataaaagtatatgaatttaattaacCACaatagaataataaaaacttattaaaattttttaaaataattcatgaatattttcaagtattatatttttttaattaagaacTTTTGCTTTAAAgcaattttgatttttatgagGGAATGgacttttccttttctttttcttttactaaaaTTGTAGAGTAATACTTAGTattgcaaaaatttaaatattgaaaaaacataaaggtataatactaaaaaaatatttaaattatttaaaaaaattgaaataaactcTTAACATTTATtgcatttaatcaaattttgatatttttattttgagtgaaataaacttttataactaatgattgactaataattgacattaattaaaatactacttgtcattttatatttatatagtaCTAACATGACAttgacataaaaaataaaaagatcaCATTATCTTATTATCATGTTAAATTagcatcaattataatatgtcaaTGTcacattatttataatatgttaatatatcACGTTAACATTacatgatataaaatgataaataatattttaattaaattaattattaattgtaagaatttatttaatttaatataaaaatatatttaatttaaaaaaaaatataaaaacttgaaagtataaaatataaaaatttatttaaaatttttaaaatagcttagggttttttttattacgtcaaaaggaaaagatttaaaaaaaaaaccccagaAAAGCGAAAACTACTCTAATAGCACAGTTGAGGAAACAAAGAATTCGCGGGGAAAATGGAAGAATCATTGTCAGCTGTCGCGGGTGATCAGAGAGATGAATCAACAGGACAGGAAGTTACGATGAGGGAACGAGACATGGATCAAAAGTCCACGTCTCCAGAGGCTGAAGTAGAAGCCCGTGGACTCGACGGTAGCGAATCAAGGCCGCTGTTGAACAAAAGCGATATCTTGAAAGCAGTAGAGGTAGTTGAGAGAGACTCTCTGGCTATCGCCGACAGcttctcttctctctttgCTTCGCTTCGTATGGCTCTCTCTGAGGTCTGATTTTGCCTTTATTtagttatatttaattatttattttttaaatttatggcACTCTCTGTTTAGTTCTCGAGAAAATTTGAGGTTGGGGGGAAGTTACTTTGAGTTTATGTGAAATTGAGTCAAATTTCATGAAGAATCTGCTTTGTAGCTGTTAAACTTCtggaaaaatttaaaaaattatggtggatttcccccttttttgttttaagtttttgaatttcGAAGTTATGCATGACTGTGTATCGAAAGTAAAGGTATATCTTCCTTTGTTTGAGTGGCAATGAATTGGGGTATTGTTAATGCTActcttcttcatttctccTATTATGTGAATTCAGAGATAAATGACATGATGTGAAAATGCCTTTCTTTAGTAAGTACTTGATGTGAAAAATACTTCAATGGTAGGTTACTAGCGGCTCGGTTGATCATATGCGATGCTTTGGTGATGCAGCTGGGCGCCTTCAAGAATCTGGTAAATAGAATGTTAAACATAATGCTTCCTTCACTCAATTATCAATATGATTATTATATGATAAGGGGGCAAATTTGTTATCCAGTATCATGCATATTAACTCAACATTGTTGTGAAGTATGATAGACATCCTTGGTTTGTTGTCTTAATCCAAGGTAATTATggttactttttcttttttctatatcatcaacatagCACCAGAGTTGTCGCAACTCATTATAGAGCCCATTGTTTTCTTATCCTAAATTAAGTTGATTAGTCTTAACCTGAAAATTTGTGCTAATTATTTGCATAATGTGCATTTGCCCAAGAATATAGTTGAAGTGGAGTGAGGAGTTCTTTCTCTGTCACTTAATTTATCACCATTGTGCTGAACATATTGGTCGTCTGGAGTCTGATATAGTTATTGCTGTGGCTTAGTTCCCTCCAGAAATATTGCATTCTGTTATAGATAATCTGATTCTGATATAAAACGTGAACTTATTCTCGTTATTTGGATTTGTAGCCCTCGATGCAGCGACGAAGGGAAATCGTTATATAAATTCATGTCTCAGGTAGTATCTCGGACCCTCCTTTTTCCagggaaagagaaaagatgagAAGGAAGGGGAAAAAATTTGGGAAGAGGGggggtggggggggggggtcacaaattgaaatataacctgtaaatttatttaaagttatttCTCTTATCTTCTACCTGTGATACAAACAATTAATTGCTTAGATGTTGTTGCATTAAGCTTGAGGAactattgaaattaaatgaaactAGAAGCAAACataattttcatttgtttttgctgGTCATTTTGTTTGTGCATTCTGTTTGATATTATATTGAAGCTATCAATCTAGCATATAATCCAATTATTGGTATGCATTAAAATGAAAACCATCAATGCTAGTATATTTGTGGAGATTGCTGTAGGTGGTGGTAGGAGAAAGGAGATTTAGAGGTCTTGTAACAGTCATTGCTAATATTTCAGCAAGAAATAGATATGAATATTTTTGCAGATCACATAAGTATGTTACCTCTTGTGGGAAAGTCACTTACAAATAAATCTCAGTTTAAATATAATTGGATTGTTATTTGAACCTAGGCATTACTATTGGACCTTGTTTCTTTGACaacttttttagtttttactTTTGTTGGTCAATGCAACATGCTACTATTTTATATCTTCTGTTTGTCCATAGAAGTTTTCACTCGTGTAGACTTATGTCATCTGCTAAAACATTGGTCATAAATATCTTACTGCAATTGTAATTAATGTCCCATAATTTACAGTGCCAGATAAAGAAGAGTTCATTCTAATTCAGAACATTCTCTTCCTAGATTTGATGGTAGGATCTGTGTTGGGCCAAACAAGTGTAGTGAGATCATGCCTTTTATATTGATTCCTGATGCAGTTTTTTGCCCATTTGCAGATTAAATGAGGAAATGAAGGGCATTGACGCTCTAGCTTCACAGCTGTATCCTTTTCAGTTGTCTTGGTGTGTTCTTGCTTTGCATGTTAAGGCTTGTCGCCTACTCATATAAGCTGTTTACACAATGGACCTATGGACACAtcccatctctctctctctcccatTAATGTGGAGGCAGCAGATGCGTAAGTCCACTACTGGAGTGCATAGAAGCCCTTGCATTTGGTAAACCAATATCGAACTTGGTTAGCATTCAATTTGTTGATTCGACCTTTTAATCCTTGGCATTCTCTTGGTTCCTTAATGCTTGTGAAGAAAAATTCTGAGGAGGAATGTAGACGCCCTAGACACGGCTGTGAACAAGCTCTTACGACCGTCATGATTCATGGGGATGAGCTGCTCAAAGAGGTCTTTGGTTTTTGTCTTATGTGTTTGTGCAGGACCAATTTTTACCTTGAACTATTGGAATGCCTAATATTAATCAAAGCCtgttttaaacttaaaaaaccGAGTGTACCGGTAAATTAGATTGTCAAAAGTAAGCACAAACTAATCCATATAACTTACATGATTCTTTCATTCTCTCTTGCTGGAGAGTATATCAATGTGAGGGAATTTTGCCCATTGGAGCTCTGTCATAAAAGATTTGAAGCTATAACATAACGAATCCTTTTGTTCGGATAACAGGATTGGGCTGTCTGGATGAGTTCAGTTTTGCCCAGAGGTGtgtctttttcaatttcacatTGGTCATGGGCCTCCAGCCTGTTGGGTTTTGGACACTTGTGCGAAAACTGCCAGACAGCCTTCATGTCATCGATGGTTAAAAAAAGTGACTGTCGCGGACGCAGACGTCTCGGCTGATAGATAGGACAAGATCAAAAACAAGATCCCATCAATCATCTGCAGGATTCGTCTCCAATCCTCCAGGAAATCATTGTCTGGTGAAGGTTTAACTATGGTGTCTATATATCCTTTTCAATGGTGCAGCACTTCTTGTGGTTTGGCTCCGTCGTTTCTGGCTGCGTTACGGttttttaatgtaatttaAAAGGAACACGGATCTTATAatagaaaggaagaaaaatcgGTATGGCTTAGATTATACTGCCTTCCTTCCACCATGGGTTCTTTTAGCCTACCAATAgtgaagataaagaaaaatatggagGAATCATTAATGGCTCCATCGATGAGTCCCATTCAACTGAAATCAACTTGCAATGGGTCAGACCCCAATCTTTTTATGTTAATACATCGTACCtctgagaaatgaaaaagttcCAGTTTCGAATTTATGGGACTCCAATGTGACTATGAAAGAACAAAATTCAACTTGCAAAAAGCTATAATGAGTAACTTGCTCCGCATAAACAAACGCAAGCAATACCTTTGATCATAAACCTTTTGACTCGTAGCCACCCTGTCGGTCTAAAGCGGTGGGAGCGAGTGGATTACTGTATAAGAAACCCTTACTCACTGCTTAGTCTACCCTCTCTCACCTATATaacaccaaaaaaaataaaagaaaccacAAAAAACGTGCATTGTCTTTATCCTTTCTCCAACATCATAGGTTTTAATTAATGTACCAATAAATTTCTTACTTCAAAATTGAATTTCGATTGGGAATAATCATGTTTGGAAAGTGTCTGCCTTTACCACAATAGAAAGGCATGGTTTATTGGTTGCAGCCATTGCAACAAGTCAACAACAAATGAAGCAGTATCTCTGTTTGAAATGgtggattttatttattatgttttGGTAGCGTAGGTTTCACTTTATCTTGATGAGATTTGTAATCAATTAGCAAGGAATTTGGTGAAGTGGCAGCAAGCAAAGCATTTACGCATTCTGCTCAATCGTCATCAGATGgaaaaagttttcttttcGAATTAAACAAAAGATTTTATTGTTTTCGTGTTGAAAACTGCACAATTAAATCGCGTGGATAACATAATTAAGAAGCCAATAGCATTGGCTGACCGTTGCATGTGCCACAATGTTCCCTAATTATACACTTTGTCAGGGCTATCATCAAGTGCCTAcctaatcaataattaatctaattttaaggttgaatattagttaattaatgGCCTCCTTGAAAACCAAGTCTAGATAATCAAaccctttatttattttattcaaagatGGTCCCTCCTTTTGATGTAAGGTACACATTATGAAGTCGTACTAAAGACATAAGTGAACATGCGGTGATCTTTCTTACACATTATCGTAGAACCAATATCAAAATTGATCAATGGGAAATCTCCAGATAATGAACTTTTGAATGTTAAAAACTACCGATTCCTTCATTGGACTATCATGAGAGATCTTGAGCTGAGCGTGATAGATACCTAAGAGAGGTTCAATTGGCTGTGTAATGAATGAAGGTCCAGGTGAGAAACAGGTTATTGTATAGTCTCCTTCAACATTACTGCCATGTCCTTGAAACTTTCTGCAATGAGAACGAGTAATGGAGAGTATGATA
This window encodes:
- the LOC108661192 gene encoding RING-H2 finger protein ATL16-like, whose translation is MGELPFDLDEMSLRIPVVKLLMKKKVMMMMMLQGCNLEKKILATGIWISKRFNDKKRRRLCLFSRFEFTGTRDNSDDNSVEDSNSTLDNDIDELLVDVDSRIRPASKTAIEGLEKVKIREGLGDERFCSVCLEEMSTEMEARRLPCSHIYHAACIIEWLKNNNKCPLCRYNMPVVDFDLNM
- the LOC18606526 gene encoding uncharacterized protein LOC18606526 produces the protein MEESLSAVAGDQRDESTGQEVTMRERDMDQKSTSPEAEVEARGLDGSESRPLLNKSDILKAVEVVERDSLAIADSFSSLFASLRMALSEVTSGSVDHMRCFGDAAGRLQESALDAATKGNRYINSCLRLNEEMKGIDALASQLKILRRNVDALDTAVNKLLRPS